One window from the genome of Candidatus Yanofskybacteria bacterium encodes:
- a CDS encoding DsbA family protein, whose amino-acid sequence MDSETKPEITEDSREAVAEITAADALKPNETKLNYTQFILPGAILLAALIISGTLFYTRGGMGTAQIGDSGTKTERVDVKIGSGDHVLGNKDAKVTIVEFSDFQCPFCRSFWSGTLPQIKRDYVDTGKAKFVYKHYPLDFHSGARPAAEASECANDQGKFWEFHDKVFEEQAKLGQGTIQFGKPEIVKWAGVIELNMSQFNECFNSGKYAQHVSDDMAQGSKAGVGGTPTTFINGQKIVGAQPFANFQAVIEGLLK is encoded by the coding sequence ATGGATTCAGAAACAAAGCCGGAAATTACAGAGGACTCTCGCGAGGCGGTTGCCGAGATTACAGCCGCAGATGCGCTAAAGCCAAACGAAACCAAACTGAACTATACCCAGTTTATTTTGCCCGGAGCGATTTTGCTTGCTGCTTTAATTATTTCAGGAACATTATTTTATACTCGTGGCGGCATGGGTACGGCACAAATTGGAGACTCTGGCACAAAAACAGAAAGGGTGGATGTTAAAATTGGATCCGGCGATCACGTATTGGGGAATAAGGATGCAAAAGTTACCATCGTGGAATTCAGCGATTTTCAGTGTCCGTTTTGCAGGTCGTTTTGGAGTGGTACCTTGCCCCAGATTAAAAGGGATTACGTTGATACCGGCAAGGCCAAGTTCGTTTATAAGCATTATCCATTGGATTTTCATTCCGGAGCGCGTCCGGCGGCGGAAGCGTCCGAATGTGCCAACGACCAAGGCAAGTTTTGGGAATTTCATGATAAGGTTTTTGAAGAGCAAGCGAAGCTTGGGCAAGGAACAATACAATTCGGCAAACCCGAAATTGTTAAATGGGCGGGGGTGATTGAGCTCAATATGTCCCAGTTCAACGAATGTTTTAATTCCGGCAAATATGCCCAGCATGTAAGTGATGATATGGCCCAGGGAAGCAAGGCTGGCGTGGGGGGTACACCGACCACCTTCATTAACGGCCAAAAAATCGTTGGCGCCCAGCCGTTTGCTAATTTTCAGGCAGTCATCGAGGGGTTATTAAAATAA